The DNA window TAAGGCTCATGTCCCTTGCCGGCAATCACCACAATGTCCCCGGCCTTCGCCCCCTTGATCGCAGTATGAATCGCCTCTTCGCGATCCTCAATCAACACATGGCTCGTCTTGGCAAAACCCTTCTGCGCATCCTGCATGATCAACTGCGGATCCTCCATGCGTGGATTGTCGCTCGTCAGAATGCAGACATCACTATACTCCTCCGCCGCCCGCGCCATCAATGGCCGCTTGATCCGATCCCGATTGCCACCGCAACCAAACACCGTGATCAACCGCTGCGGTTTCAGTCCTCTCGCCGATGCCAATGCATTCAACACGCCATCCGGTGTATGCGCATAATCCACAAAAACGTGGAATCCATGATTGTCCGGAGTCACCCGTTCCATCCGACCCGGCACCTGCGGAGCCTGTTGCATCGCCTTCACCGAGTCGCGGAAGTTACAACCCAAAGCATGCGCGGTCGCCAGCGCTGCCAGTGAGTTGTAAACATTGAACTGCCCGATCAAAGGAATCCGAGCCAGGAGCGATCTGCCTTTGAACTCCAATTCAAAAGTCGTGCCGGTCAGTTCATAGCGCGGGTTAACTGCCCGATAGGTTGAGTTAGCTCCCAAACCATAAGTCACCAGCCCTTCATGATTCTTGAACTTGTCCACCAGCCGGCGTCCCCAGACGTCATCCGAATTCACAATCAACTTGCCCTTCGGATTCGCTGCGGCCATGTCGAAAAGCTTCATCTTGGCAATGAAATAATCCTCCATCGTCCCATGAAAATCGAGGTGATCCTGGGTGAGATTGGTGAACACCGCCGCATCGACTTTGACCCCCGACATCCGGTGCAATTCCAACGCATGCGACGACGCCTCCATCGCCACCGCGCGACACCCATTGTCGACCATCTGCTTCAGCAAACCCTGCAATTCAGGCGCTTCCGGCGTGGTGTGCGTTGGCGTCTTCAACTCCCCACCCACATCATAAACCACCGTGCCGAGCAAACCGCAGCGGAGATGGGCATGATTCAACAAATGATGCAGCAGGA is part of the Phragmitibacter flavus genome and encodes:
- a CDS encoding UDP-N-acetylmuramoyl-L-alanyl-D-glutamate--2,6-diaminopimelate ligase, with protein sequence MKLRDLIAVLDRPVASGILDTEITSVIYDSRKAGPGAVFVALRGEKVDGHDFIEKALKAGASAIVAETAPPAEGSTPWVHVRDSRFAMGELARVVSGDPAKQLLVGAITGTNGKTTTAFLLHHLLNHAHLRCGLLGTVVYDVGGELKTPTHTTPEAPELQGLLKQMVDNGCRAVAMEASSHALELHRMSGVKVDAAVFTNLTQDHLDFHGTMEDYFIAKMKLFDMAAANPKGKLIVNSDDVWGRRLVDKFKNHEGLVTYGLGANSTYRAVNPRYELTGTTFELEFKGRSLLARIPLIGQFNVYNSLAALATAHALGCNFRDSVKAMQQAPQVPGRMERVTPDNHGFHVFVDYAHTPDGVLNALASARGLKPQRLITVFGCGGNRDRIKRPLMARAAEEYSDVCILTSDNPRMEDPQLIMQDAQKGFAKTSHVLIEDREEAIHTAIKGAKAGDIVVIAGKGHEPYQDIMGVKHPFDDRKIAKRLVEREIRIKGEKRLEARELRDQRDGLR